TGTGCGAATGGTCCTGCAGCGCGCCTTCAACAATGCGTGGGAACATGGCTTCACTGACGCCCATTTCGCGCAACGTCGTTGGCAGACCCAGACGACGGTTCATCGCAGTGATGGCATCGGCGACGGAAGACGAATCGGCCAAGTCCATGGCGTGAGCCAGGCGGGCGAGCTTGTTTTCGTTCCTGACCGTGGTCGCTGCCTCGTTGAACTCGATGACGGCGGGCAGGAACACGGCATTCAGCATGCCGTGATGCAGGCTCGGATCGAGGCCGCCGAGCGAATGGCTGAGGCTGTGAACGCACCCGAGGCCTTTCTGGAACGCCATCGCGCCCTGCATCGACGCTGACATCATTTGCAGGCGTGCTTCGCGGTCGTGCGGCTCGCGTGTCGCGCGCTCGATGTGCGCCCATGCGCGCCATAGGCCGTCCAGCGCAATGCCGTCGGCGGGCGGGTTGAAGGCCGGGGCCATGAAGGTCTCGATGCAGTGCGCGATCGCGTCCATGCCGGTGGCAGCAGTGAGCCTCGCCGGCAAGTCGAGCGTCAGGTCCGGGTCGCAGATGGCCACTTTCGGCACCACATGCGCCGAGATCACGGCCACCTTTCGACGATCGTCGAGGATCAGCACTGCACCGCGGCCCACCTCGCTGCCGGTGCCGGCCGTGGTCGGAATCGCGATGACCGGCGCCGTTGCGGCGGTGATCCTTGCCAGGCCGCCTTCGATCATCGCAAAGCTCTTCAGCGGCCCTTCATGCGTGCCGCAAACGGCAACGCCCTTGGCCAGATCGATCGAAGAGCCGCCACCTACCGCGATCACGCCGTCGCAGCGTTGTGCGAGGAACAGCGCGACGGCGGCGCGCACCGCCGCTTCGTTCGGGTTGGAAGGCGTTTGATCGAACACCGCGACGGCGCTGGCGTCGGCCAGGCGTGCAAGCACGCGATCGACCAGGCCTGCCGCGCGCACGCCAGCGTCCGTGACGACCAGGGGACGCCGGATGCCGATGCGCTCGCACTCCTGCGGCAGCATGTCGATGGCACCGAAGCCGAATTGGACCGACGTGATGTAGTTGATCGGGGAGACCATGGTTCGAACCTCTTGTGGAAGGGGGTATGGCCGCCTACTGGCCGAGCACGTACTTGGGCAGCCAGGTGATCACCTGCGGCGCGAAGGCGCAGATCAGCAAGCCCAGCCCCTGCAGCGCGATAAAGGGCGGTGTCGACTTGTAGATGTCCTTCATCGTGATGCCCTTGGGCGCTACCGACTTCAGGTAGAACAGGTTGTAGCCGAAGGGCGGCGTGAGATAGGACATCTCAAGATTGATGATCAGCATGCCGCCGTACCAGAGGGGATCGAATCCGAGCGCTACCACGATGGGCAGGAAAATCGGCGTGGTCAGGAAGATGATGCCGATCGGGTCCATCACCATCCCGAGCAGGAACAGGATGACCATCATGATCGTCATGACCACCCACGGCGAGAGGTCCATACCGATGAGCAGGCTGCGTACCAGCTTGTCGCCGCCGATGCCGGCGTAGACCGATACGAACACGAGCGACGCAATGGCGATCCAGATCACCATCGACGTCGACTTCAGGGTTTCGCGTGCCGCGTCTGCGATGTCGCCCCAGCGCAGACTGCGGCGGGCGAAGCCGATCACCATGCTGCCGACCGCGCCGACCGCCGCTGCTTCCGTGGGGCCTGCGATGCCGGTGAACATGGCACCTAGCACCGCCAGGACCAGCAGCGCCACGGGCACGACGCCCAGCAGGCTTGCGATTCGCTCGCGACCGGTGATGCGGGCGCGTTCCTCGGCCGGCATCGCAGGGCCTGCCGCCGGGTTGATCCAGCACTTGACCAGCACGTAGCCGATGAAAAGCGAGGCGAGCAACAGGCCCGGCATCAGCCCAGAAAGGAAGACCTGGCCGACCGAGAGGTTGGCTAGGCCGCTGTAGACGATGCCCAGCACCGACGGCGGAATGAGCTGGCCGAGCGCGCCGCCCGCGAGGATGGTACCCATCGACATGTGCTTGTCGTAACCGCGCGCGAGCATCGCTGGCAGTGCGAGCGAACCCATGGCCAGCACGCCCACCGCGCTCACGCCGCTCATCGCCGCGATGATCGTGCAAGCCAACACGGTGCCGACCGCAAGGCCGCCGCGCAGCGGGCCGAACAGCACATGGATCGCGTGATACAAGTCGTTGGCAACGCCGGCCTTGTTGAGGATGCCGGCCATGAACATGAAGAACGGAATCGAGACCAGTGTGTAGTTGAAGGTGGCGCTCTTCACATGGCCCGCCAGCAGGTGCAGCGCCATCGGCCCCCATTCGAAATAGCCCACCACCACGGCCACGGTGCCGAGCGCGAAGGCCAGCGGAACGCCCAGGAAGATGAGCGCGAATAGCGACCCGAACAGGACGACCGTGAGGAGTTCGACACCCATTGATTGATACCCCGGGGAAGAGAAATTCAGGCGACGACGTCGTTGTCAGGCTTGACCGCGTGTGCCGGATCCACATATGCGCGCACGATCAGCGATGCCGCCTGCAGCAGCATGAGCGCGGCGGCCACCGGCGCGGCGGTGAGTACGGGGAAGATGTAGGGCGCCCACGGACTCTCCGCGCGCTCGCGGCTGGTGATGGCGTCGAGCGCCTGTTCGCCGGTGAACCACAACAGCACTGCGAGATAGAAAATCGTGACCACCAGGCCGATCACATCGGCCCGGCGGCGGGCGCGCGGCTTCAAGCCGAGCAGCAGCAGGTCGACGCGCACGTGCCCGCCGTGCAGCAGCGTGTAGCCGCCGCCGAGCAGGAAGTAGAAGCCGAACAGGATCTGCACCGATTCATTGACCCAGACCGTCGGGCTGTTGAACGCGTAGCGTGCCACCACCTCGATCATGGTGATGAGCAGGCTGGGCAGGATCAGCAGGGCCGCCAGGCGGCCCACCCAATCGTTGAGGCGATCGATCGCGTCGCAGAGTTGCCGCATGGGGGAGTCTGGTCAACGTCAGTTCGCGCGGTATCCGAGCTTCCCCAGGAACTTCAGCTGCGAGTCGAGCTTCTCGGCGTAGTCCTTTGATTCGACGGCATACTTGTCCTTCATAACGGCCAGGCGCGCGTTTTCCATCTTGCGCATCTCGCTATCGGGCCATTTGACGAGCGTCACGCCGCTCTTCTCGAGCTTGACCATCAGCTCCTTCTCCTCGGCCACCGCCGAAGTGTTGTAGTCCATACTGGCGACCTTCAGCGCCTCTTCAATCTTGGGCTTCAGGTCGGCCGGCACC
Above is a window of Variovorax sp. RA8 DNA encoding:
- a CDS encoding iron-containing alcohol dehydrogenase, translated to MVSPINYITSVQFGFGAIDMLPQECERIGIRRPLVVTDAGVRAAGLVDRVLARLADASAVAVFDQTPSNPNEAAVRAAVALFLAQRCDGVIAVGGGSSIDLAKGVAVCGTHEGPLKSFAMIEGGLARITAATAPVIAIPTTAGTGSEVGRGAVLILDDRRKVAVISAHVVPKVAICDPDLTLDLPARLTAATGMDAIAHCIETFMAPAFNPPADGIALDGLWRAWAHIERATREPHDREARLQMMSASMQGAMAFQKGLGCVHSLSHSLGGLDPSLHHGMLNAVFLPAVIEFNEAATTVRNENKLARLAHAMDLADSSSVADAITAMNRRLGLPTTLREMGVSEAMFPRIVEGALQDHSHMTNPRPAEASDYARMLACAR
- a CDS encoding TRAP transporter large permease; its protein translation is MGVELLTVVLFGSLFALIFLGVPLAFALGTVAVVVGYFEWGPMALHLLAGHVKSATFNYTLVSIPFFMFMAGILNKAGVANDLYHAIHVLFGPLRGGLAVGTVLACTIIAAMSGVSAVGVLAMGSLALPAMLARGYDKHMSMGTILAGGALGQLIPPSVLGIVYSGLANLSVGQVFLSGLMPGLLLASLFIGYVLVKCWINPAAGPAMPAEERARITGRERIASLLGVVPVALLVLAVLGAMFTGIAGPTEAAAVGAVGSMVIGFARRSLRWGDIADAARETLKSTSMVIWIAIASLVFVSVYAGIGGDKLVRSLLIGMDLSPWVVMTIMMVILFLLGMVMDPIGIIFLTTPIFLPIVVALGFDPLWYGGMLIINLEMSYLTPPFGYNLFYLKSVAPKGITMKDIYKSTPPFIALQGLGLLICAFAPQVITWLPKYVLGQ
- a CDS encoding TRAP transporter small permease subunit translates to MRQLCDAIDRLNDWVGRLAALLILPSLLITMIEVVARYAFNSPTVWVNESVQILFGFYFLLGGGYTLLHGGHVRVDLLLLGLKPRARRRADVIGLVVTIFYLAVLLWFTGEQALDAITSRERAESPWAPYIFPVLTAAPVAAALMLLQAASLIVRAYVDPAHAVKPDNDVVA